One Nyctibius grandis isolate bNycGra1 chromosome 26, bNycGra1.pri, whole genome shotgun sequence DNA window includes the following coding sequences:
- the GJC1 gene encoding gap junction gamma-1 protein, translating into MSWSFLTRLLEEIHNHSTFVGKIWLTVLIVFRIVLTAVGGESIYYDEQSKFVCNTEQPGCENVCYDAFAPLSHVRFWVFQIILVATPSVMYLGYAIHKIARMVEHSEADRRIRSKSFSMRWKQHRGSEETEEDHEEDPMMYPEIELESERENKEQQPPAKAKHDGRRRIREDGLMKIYVLQLLARTMFEIAFLVGQYFLYGFEVSPMFVCSRKPCPHKIDCFISRPTEKTIFLLIMYGVSCMCLLLNVWEMFHLGFGTIRDTLNNKRRELEDSGTYNYPFTWNTPSAPPGYNIAVKPEQMQYTELSNAKMAYKQNKANIAQEQQYGSNEENIPADLENLQREIKVAQERLDLAIQAYNNQNNPGSSREKKSKAGSNKSSASSKSVDGKNSVWI; encoded by the coding sequence ATGAGTTGGAGTTTTCTGACCCGTCTGTTAGAGGAGATCCACAATCACTCAACCTTTGTTGGCAAAATCTGGCTGACGGTGTTGATTGTATTTCGTATTGTCCTGACTGCCGTGGGAGGAGAATCCATTTATTACGACGAACAAAGCAAGTTTGTGTGCAACACGGAGCAGCCCGGCTGCGAGAACGTTTGTTATGATGCTTTCGCTCCTCTTTCGCACGTGAGGTTTTGGGTCTTCCAGATCATTCTCGTCGCCACTCCGTCCGTGATGTATTTAGGCTACGCAATCCATAAGATCGCCCGGATGGTGGAACACAGCGAAGCCGACAGAAGAATCAGAAGCAAAAGCTTTTCCATGCGCTGGAAACAACACCGTGGCtcagaggagactgaggaggacCATGAGGAAGACCCGATGATGTACCCAGAAATAGAGCTGGAAAGCGAACGGGAGAAcaaagagcagcagcccccTGCCAAAGCTAAGCACGACGGCAGGCGGCGAATCCGTGAAGATGGACTCATGAAAATTTATGTCTTGCAGCTTCTGGCCAGGACTATGTTTGAAATCGCCTTTCTCGTGGGTCAGTATTTTCTGTATGGCTTTGAGGTCAGCCCCATGTTTGTATGCAGCAGGAAGCCGTGCCCGCACAAAATAGATTGTTTCATTTCAAGGCCAACCGAAAAAACCATTTTCCTGCTGATAATGTACGGGGTGAGCTGCATGTGTTTGCTTCTGAATGTCTGGGAGATGTTCCATTTGGGATTTGGCACGATCCGGGACACGTTGAACAACAAAAGAAGAGAGCTGGAGGACTCTGGTACCTACAACTACCCTTTTACTTGGAACACGCCGTCTGCTCCTCCTGGCTATAACATCGCGGTGAAGCCAGAACAAATGCAATACACCGAACTGTCCAACGCCAAAATGGCCTACAAACAGAACAAAGCCAACATCGCTCAGGAACAGCAGTATGGAAGCAACGAAGAAAACATTCCTGCCGACCTGGAAAATCTGCAGAGGGAAATCAAAGTGGCTCAGGAGCGCCTGGACCTCGCCATCCAGGCTTACAACAACCAAAACAATCCCGGCAGTTCCAGAGAGAAGAAATCCAAAGCAGGCTCAAACAAAAGCAGTGCCAGTAGCAAGTCAGTAGATGGGAAGAACTCTGTGTGGATTTAA